One genomic window of Paenibacillus xylanilyticus includes the following:
- a CDS encoding DUF202 domain-containing protein has protein sequence MNGGIPIADSELDTPTIDSQYVQQHMANERTFLAWVRTGIAMVGVGFLAAGLGVQFFLL, from the coding sequence ATGAACGGAGGGATTCCTATCGCTGATTCCGAACTAGACACCCCCACAATTGACTCTCAATACGTACAACAGCATATGGCCAATGAACGGACATTTCTGGCCTGGGTTCGTACAGGAATAGCCATGGTCGGCGTCGGATTCCTGGCTGCCGGATTGGGGGTTCAATTCTTCCTCTTATGA
- a CDS encoding acyltransferase: protein MPLKERIAEIESLRGIAFAAVVLQHSIAHFSLVPEAGLEDGVLLAILLMTSKFAVPLFIFITGMVLFYNTGEQLKYGRFMQKRLTDVIAPYVVWSLVYFTLTPQGWAGISWQDLPELGLKLLTGKTTSHFWYIIMLIQFYLLFPLFLKAVRYVYNRYDSRGRLVAVLITGAVYLVLADQLRNIARVMERLNIPVLTDVFTTYADRNFLYFFFYFVLGAAAGLSVKSWNMWIHRLRWVYWTVFIIMGLRFTYLLMLEFQKPEGIQISFYTVSLIRPDMALFLIASIMVMYQLAGKLHNHLAVGWLGWIGSVSYGGYLMHMLMLRYSYIPDEYVYVAWGLNPTLRMILTWALALALSCVLTWCISRVSWLKWIVGTVPKANFRK, encoded by the coding sequence ATGCCACTTAAAGAAAGAATTGCAGAAATTGAAAGTTTAAGGGGGATTGCCTTTGCAGCTGTTGTACTCCAGCATTCCATTGCCCATTTTTCGCTAGTTCCGGAAGCCGGACTGGAAGATGGGGTTCTGCTTGCAATCCTGCTGATGACTTCCAAATTTGCTGTCCCTTTATTTATTTTCATCACGGGCATGGTATTGTTTTATAACACAGGAGAACAGCTGAAATACGGCCGTTTCATGCAGAAACGATTAACGGATGTCATCGCACCTTATGTCGTGTGGTCGTTGGTGTACTTCACCTTGACACCACAAGGGTGGGCCGGCATCAGTTGGCAGGATCTCCCTGAACTTGGTTTGAAGCTGCTTACCGGCAAGACCACATCTCATTTTTGGTACATTATCATGCTGATTCAATTTTATTTGCTGTTTCCCTTGTTTCTAAAGGCCGTACGATATGTATATAACCGTTATGATTCACGGGGACGCCTGGTTGCTGTCCTGATTACGGGAGCTGTATACCTCGTGTTAGCCGATCAATTGAGGAATATTGCAAGAGTTATGGAGCGGCTCAATATTCCTGTACTGACCGATGTATTCACAACCTATGCCGATCGAAATTTCCTGTATTTCTTTTTCTATTTTGTGTTAGGTGCTGCTGCCGGATTATCTGTTAAAAGCTGGAATATGTGGATTCATCGGCTGCGCTGGGTATATTGGACCGTGTTTATAATCATGGGTCTTCGGTTTACATATCTATTAATGCTGGAATTTCAAAAGCCGGAAGGCATTCAGATCTCATTTTATACCGTTAGCTTGATTAGGCCGGATATGGCTCTCTTTCTAATTGCGTCGATCATGGTCATGTATCAGCTCGCAGGCAAACTGCATAACCACCTGGCCGTGGGCTGGCTTGGATGGATCGGCAGCGTTTCTTACGGCGGTTATCTGATGCATATGCTCATGCTGCGGTACAGTTACATTCCAGATGAATATGTTTACGTGGCATGGGGCCTGAATCCGACTTTACGAATGATTCTAACGTGGGCACTTGCCTTAGCGCTATCCTGTGTGCTCACTTGGTGCATTTCGCGTGTAAGCTGGTTAAAATGGATCGTGGGTACTGTACCGAAGGCCAATTTCAGAAAGTGA
- a CDS encoding helix-turn-helix transcriptional regulator yields MAFMIAQRAFIKLYLITMVEQHRGYGYEMLEAMKQEFKDYGYVPPQSEVYRALHELVQQGVFYRTKKLKGSDPKVDFQEIVLYHFTDDGAEKAELYKKQVKADLDRCLGMLHKAEEDNYGTKGR; encoded by the coding sequence ATGGCTTTTATGATCGCCCAGCGGGCATTTATCAAGCTGTATCTCATTACCATGGTTGAACAGCATAGAGGATATGGATACGAAATGCTGGAGGCCATGAAGCAGGAATTTAAAGATTACGGCTATGTTCCGCCTCAGAGTGAGGTATATCGAGCATTGCATGAACTGGTACAGCAGGGTGTATTTTATCGGACGAAGAAGCTGAAGGGCAGCGATCCCAAAGTGGATTTTCAGGAAATCGTTTTATATCACTTTACGGATGATGGAGCGGAAAAAGCCGAATTGTACAAAAAGCAGGTCAAGGCAGACCTAGACCGTTGTCTAGGCATGCTGCACAAGGCAGAAGAGGACAATTACGGGACGAAAGGAAGATGA
- a CDS encoding Gfo/Idh/MocA family protein: MNKQLQWGVLGTSTIAKNAVIPAIQQSERGEVLAIASRSKEKAEALAEELDIARCYGSYEELIADPDIEAVYIPLPNHMHKEWTIKAAQAGKHVLCEKPAALNADESAEMIQVCKEHGVLFAEAIMYRYHPKHRRVQEIIASGEIGAVRAIHGNFTCNTADDKDNVRFKRDMGGGSLFDLGVYPISAARMYLGQEPEAVTVHALFSEEHDGVDMMASGLVEFPGSVALTFDCGMWASGRAEMEILGTDGRIELPKVFGWENSDIPPQIIIHTDSVSREERVSVSNSYVLQAETFAAAVLDGTPLPFTPDNTIANMRVIDACLQSARTRQRVSLI; the protein is encoded by the coding sequence ATGAATAAGCAGCTACAGTGGGGAGTACTCGGTACTTCCACCATTGCAAAGAATGCGGTAATTCCGGCAATCCAGCAATCTGAACGGGGAGAAGTGCTTGCGATTGCGAGTCGAAGCAAGGAGAAGGCTGAAGCGCTCGCCGAAGAATTGGACATTGCTAGATGCTATGGAAGTTACGAAGAGCTCATTGCAGATCCCGATATTGAAGCCGTATATATTCCGTTGCCTAACCATATGCACAAGGAATGGACGATAAAAGCCGCTCAGGCCGGAAAGCATGTATTATGCGAAAAGCCAGCTGCACTGAATGCGGACGAGTCTGCTGAAATGATTCAGGTATGCAAGGAGCACGGCGTTCTATTCGCAGAGGCAATCATGTATCGTTATCATCCCAAGCATCGGCGTGTTCAGGAGATTATCGCGAGTGGAGAGATTGGTGCTGTTCGTGCGATCCATGGCAACTTTACCTGTAATACAGCGGATGATAAGGATAATGTAAGGTTCAAACGGGATATGGGCGGAGGCTCGCTCTTTGACCTTGGTGTGTATCCCATCTCGGCAGCACGGATGTACCTGGGCCAGGAACCCGAAGCGGTTACGGTACATGCCTTATTCTCCGAGGAACATGATGGAGTGGATATGATGGCTTCGGGGCTTGTTGAATTTCCGGGATCCGTGGCGTTAACGTTTGATTGCGGCATGTGGGCTTCCGGGAGGGCGGAGATGGAGATCCTCGGGACAGACGGACGAATTGAGTTGCCAAAAGTCTTCGGCTGGGAGAATAGTGATATTCCACCGCAAATTATCATTCATACGGATTCGGTCAGTCGGGAAGAACGGGTATCCGTATCCAATTCTTATGTTCTGCAGGCGGAAACCTTTGCTGCCGCTGTGCTGGATGGGACACCACTGCCATTTACTCCGGATAACACGATAGCGAATATGCGGGTGATTGATGCCTGTTTGCAATCGGCACGGACACGGCAGCGCGTTTCATTGATTTAA
- a CDS encoding transposase yields the protein MENWTYSETQDTWTCPAGETLHFRKESKETLPSGYEIHKRHYRSQSCEGCPLKERCTMAAGNREVVVSLERLHYQNQARDLLRSEEGYALAVRRMTEPESVFGQLKNNRGFRRFLLRGMEKVTLEVGWLSLAHNVLKLAATDQKRRAAILQ from the coding sequence ATTGAGAACTGGACGTACAGCGAAACCCAGGATACGTGGACGTGCCCCGCCGGAGAAACGCTGCATTTCCGCAAAGAGAGCAAGGAGACTCTCCCAAGTGGCTATGAAATTCACAAACGTCATTACCGAAGCCAGAGCTGCGAGGGCTGTCCGCTGAAGGAACGCTGCACGATGGCCGCAGGAAATCGGGAAGTGGTTGTCAGTCTGGAGAGGCTGCATTACCAGAATCAGGCTCGAGACCTCCTGCGAAGCGAAGAAGGTTACGCCCTGGCCGTACGTCGAATGACGGAACCGGAAAGTGTATTTGGACAACTGAAGAACAACCGGGGCTTCCGGCGTTTTCTGCTTCGCGGCATGGAGAAAGTGACGCTCGAGGTCGGTTGGCTTTCGCTTGCCCATAATGTACTGAAGCTAGCGGCAACGGACCAAAAACGCAGAGCAGCGATTCTCCAATAA
- a CDS encoding LLM class flavin-dependent oxidoreductase, whose amino-acid sequence MKLSILDYSEIAEGETPEQALAHSVRLARLAEGWGYHRYWVSEHHGNNVLAGSAPEILAGAIAAGTHRIRTGSGGVMLPMHSPFKVAESFAVLAALYPGRIDLGVGRSTGGPADVSRVLLDGRSGSFRHYPDQIARLAGYVRRSDEQPLPRPVPTEPPDLWLLGSSSGSAEIAARHGMGLAFGHFISGQGGPEAVKAYREQFVPAAPGGKPQVLVSAFAVCGETDEQAEKQAGVFDDYLLNIREGGGLLRVPSIENVAAREYTPEQRQIMAAGRGRMLVGGPERMKRQLIRLADRYNADEIMLATVSPDFGHKCRMYELLAEVMRQA is encoded by the coding sequence GTGAAGTTGTCGATCCTGGATTATTCGGAAATTGCCGAAGGGGAGACACCCGAACAGGCTTTAGCTCATTCCGTCCGGCTGGCCCGGCTTGCAGAGGGGTGGGGGTACCACCGGTATTGGGTATCAGAGCATCACGGCAACAATGTGCTGGCAGGCTCTGCGCCGGAAATTCTCGCAGGGGCTATTGCTGCCGGCACCCACCGGATCCGGACTGGATCCGGCGGCGTCATGCTGCCGATGCACAGCCCGTTCAAGGTGGCCGAAAGCTTCGCGGTGCTGGCCGCCCTTTACCCGGGGCGGATCGACCTCGGCGTTGGCCGCTCTACCGGAGGCCCGGCGGATGTATCGCGGGTGCTGCTGGACGGGCGCAGCGGCTCGTTCCGGCACTATCCGGATCAGATTGCCCGGCTGGCCGGTTATGTCCGCCGCTCCGACGAGCAGCCCTTGCCAAGGCCGGTTCCAACGGAGCCGCCGGACTTATGGCTGCTGGGCTCCAGCTCCGGCAGCGCTGAAATTGCCGCGCGGCACGGGATGGGCCTTGCGTTCGGCCATTTCATCAGCGGGCAAGGGGGACCGGAGGCCGTGAAGGCATACCGGGAGCAATTTGTTCCCGCAGCTCCAGGCGGGAAACCGCAGGTGCTGGTGTCCGCTTTTGCCGTCTGCGGGGAGACGGACGAGCAGGCGGAGAAGCAGGCCGGCGTGTTCGACGATTATCTGCTGAACATCCGGGAAGGCGGCGGACTGCTGAGGGTTCCGTCCATCGAGAATGTCGCCGCCAGAGAGTATACGCCAGAGCAGCGGCAGATCATGGCGGCCGGACGCGGACGGATGCTTGTCGGCGGCCCGGAACGGATGAAGCGCCAGCTGATCCGGCTGGCGGACCGGTACAATGCCGATGAGATTATGCTGGCTACGGTATCGCCGGATTTTGGACATAAATGCCGGATGTATGAGCTGCTCGCTGAGGTAATGAGGCAGGCGTGA
- a CDS encoding MFS transporter, with translation MREGTAVNKPGIGELIRVKPYMQFMLGKMVARFGDSIDSIAYSWMVYMLTGSKLLMGTLLAVNFLPNILLGLFAGAVVDRISLKKVIVLTNSGRGLLVGVTALLFGMGELQVWHLFVVTILNSLLECFSSPAEMSSVPRLLPQSMLLSGNAMSSSATRLAELAGLAFAGALIATVGITWTILMDAGLFALSAVLMSRVVYPSDPSMEEGSSEKLSSTDAPRSLLSDMIEAFHFMRKHALLLIGSLLFAFVNFCLMPFNVLRTPYVIDILHAGAGGLSLLSGLMVGGMVLSGLWMTHRGSRYRKSVLIISGITMLGLSYAMTALPAYMSTYQLPLAAMFCLMMGLGIPLATTPLASYLMEVTPAGMLGRVSALQSMLIVSAIPLGSLVAGAAAEVLSTPVLFIAFGILLAMSAISLLLSKTFRRSM, from the coding sequence ATGAGAGAAGGCACAGCGGTAAACAAGCCAGGGATTGGGGAATTAATACGAGTTAAACCTTATATGCAGTTTATGCTGGGGAAAATGGTAGCGAGGTTTGGTGATTCCATTGACTCTATTGCATATAGCTGGATGGTGTACATGTTAACGGGTTCCAAACTACTAATGGGTACGCTCCTCGCAGTCAACTTTCTGCCGAACATTCTGCTCGGCCTTTTTGCCGGAGCGGTCGTGGATCGCATATCTCTCAAGAAGGTCATCGTGCTGACGAATTCGGGCCGGGGACTGCTTGTTGGCGTAACTGCTCTGTTATTTGGTATGGGAGAACTGCAAGTATGGCATTTGTTCGTCGTCACGATTCTCAATTCGCTGCTTGAATGCTTCTCGTCACCTGCCGAAATGTCCAGCGTGCCGCGATTGCTGCCGCAATCCATGCTGCTTTCCGGCAATGCCATGTCGTCTTCGGCTACCCGATTGGCTGAACTTGCCGGGCTTGCCTTTGCAGGTGCTCTTATTGCAACTGTTGGAATAACGTGGACGATTTTGATGGATGCTGGCCTATTTGCATTAAGTGCTGTGCTAATGAGCCGGGTTGTCTATCCATCCGATCCCAGCATGGAAGAAGGATCCTCTGAGAAGTTATCCTCCACAGATGCTCCCAGAAGTTTGCTTTCGGATATGATTGAAGCCTTTCATTTCATGCGCAAGCATGCCCTGCTGTTGATTGGCTCCCTTTTATTTGCCTTTGTCAACTTCTGCCTGATGCCATTCAATGTTCTCCGAACTCCATATGTTATCGATATTCTGCATGCTGGAGCAGGGGGCTTAAGTTTGCTGAGCGGGTTAATGGTGGGTGGTATGGTGCTGAGTGGATTGTGGATGACTCACAGAGGCAGCAGATATCGGAAGAGTGTATTGATTATTAGTGGGATTACCATGCTGGGTCTTAGTTATGCCATGACCGCGCTTCCTGCGTATATGTCCACTTATCAGCTACCGCTGGCAGCTATGTTTTGCTTGATGATGGGGCTCGGCATACCATTAGCTACGACCCCTCTCGCTTCATATCTGATGGAGGTTACGCCAGCCGGTATGCTCGGCAGGGTGTCTGCACTACAAAGTATGCTGATCGTAAGTGCTATACCGCTTGGAAGTCTGGTTGCGGGTGCTGCAGCAGAAGTGCTGTCCACGCCTGTGTTATTTATTGCTTTTGGCATTTTGCTTGCCATGTCGGCCATATCGCTCCTGCTCAGCAAAACATTCCGGCGCAGTATGTAG
- a CDS encoding winged helix-turn-helix domain-containing protein, with translation MQQKVLSTIEEIKIYSDPYRIQILNMFNKQGRPSTVKEIADKLGEVPAKVHYHVKKLEKIGLLTIVSTREINGIIAKYYEPFQGEIHLRHEDGEHSPLKQVFRSETLKLLNEMYEQSRQMFMKQAKHGDNMFGQISDMTLYASREEVEKLYKDITKMCEPYTKRNDQKENQEVFQLFTTLSQHVDEPTESPKSKMPPHQPGDQGSDPKDDAKEK, from the coding sequence ATGCAGCAGAAAGTACTGTCAACGATCGAAGAGATCAAGATCTACTCCGACCCGTATCGGATCCAGATCCTGAATATGTTTAATAAACAGGGAAGACCTTCTACCGTGAAAGAAATAGCTGATAAACTTGGGGAAGTGCCCGCGAAAGTACATTATCACGTGAAAAAGCTGGAGAAGATTGGTTTGCTTACCATCGTATCCACGCGAGAGATTAATGGCATCATTGCCAAATACTACGAACCTTTTCAGGGAGAAATCCATCTTCGTCATGAAGATGGGGAGCACTCCCCACTGAAGCAGGTTTTTCGTTCTGAGACGCTTAAACTGTTAAATGAAATGTATGAACAGAGCCGCCAGATGTTTATGAAACAGGCGAAGCACGGTGATAACATGTTTGGACAAATCTCGGACATGACGTTATATGCGAGCCGTGAGGAAGTCGAGAAGCTGTACAAGGATATCACGAAAATGTGTGAGCCTTATACGAAGCGGAATGATCAGAAGGAAAATCAGGAGGTTTTTCAGCTGTTTACGACATTGTCGCAACATGTGGATGAACCGACTGAATCTCCGAAAAGTAAAATGCCACCGCATCAGCCGGGAGACCAGGGTTCGGATCCGAAGGACGATGCAAAGGAAAAATGA
- a CDS encoding TraR/DksA C4-type zinc finger protein produces MSTLTKDQLQELKSALLEQRDNLQRHFESNMEDGAPTASLKDSTGELSSYDNHPADAGTETFERSRDLAVDDTLTDEFNQVIDALERMEKGTYGTCVTCGQDIPFERLQAIPYTAYCIDDTPNRELSNDRPVEEQVMTMPPSGAGEVRQRNAGKFDHAEAWEAVEDYGTSNSPATAAKREVRDYDENM; encoded by the coding sequence ATGAGTACATTAACCAAAGATCAACTTCAGGAACTTAAGAGCGCTCTTCTGGAGCAGCGTGATAATCTGCAGCGTCATTTTGAATCCAACATGGAAGATGGTGCTCCAACTGCGTCACTCAAAGATTCTACAGGCGAGCTGTCATCATACGATAATCACCCGGCTGATGCGGGGACGGAGACATTTGAACGCAGCCGTGATCTGGCTGTAGACGATACATTAACGGATGAATTTAACCAAGTAATTGATGCCCTGGAGCGTATGGAAAAAGGAACCTACGGAACATGTGTCACATGTGGACAGGATATTCCGTTTGAGAGGCTTCAGGCCATTCCATACACGGCCTACTGTATTGACGATACACCGAACCGGGAGCTCAGCAATGACCGCCCTGTGGAAGAGCAGGTGATGACCATGCCTCCAAGTGGTGCCGGGGAGGTCAGACAGCGGAACGCCGGCAAGTTCGATCATGCGGAAGCTTGGGAAGCTGTTGAGGATTATGGTACATCCAATTCGCCAGCTACCGCAGCCAAACGTGAAGTTCGGGATTACGATGAGAACATGTAA
- a CDS encoding DivIVA domain-containing protein, with amino-acid sequence MDEHMKRRLDKQRQLFKQLGVQLDALSIHEKQFNYKLRGYDPDEVDAYLDLVIKDYERFYANIADLMDKWQEQQLTIRDLKSTARPVDDPTKIDRKQLDDIVKQLEYSVRQLKIKARPEQSLFPE; translated from the coding sequence ATGGATGAACATATGAAACGAAGATTGGATAAACAGAGACAATTGTTTAAACAACTGGGCGTACAGCTCGATGCCTTATCAATTCATGAAAAACAATTCAATTATAAGCTCCGTGGCTATGATCCGGATGAAGTTGATGCATATCTTGACCTGGTCATCAAGGATTACGAACGATTTTATGCCAATATTGCCGATCTGATGGATAAATGGCAGGAGCAGCAGCTTACGATCCGAGATCTTAAGTCGACGGCCAGACCCGTCGATGATCCGACGAAAATCGATCGCAAACAGCTGGATGATATTGTGAAGCAGCTGGAATACAGCGTGAGGCAGCTGAAAATCAAGGCACGCCCGGAACAGAGTTTGTTCCCTGAATAG
- a CDS encoding Rrf2 family transcriptional regulator, which produces MSTHFSVSVHCLLLLSFSAPERITSAMIAGSVNTNPVVVRRILGGLKKAGLVESSPGTRGFYLAKPASEITLAMIYQAAKDEGPLFPIHGNCNPNCDVGLRIDSLLTNLYQVAEAKVEQFFASITLEDMERSCSQMETVPPSAE; this is translated from the coding sequence ATGAGTACACATTTTTCGGTCAGTGTGCATTGTTTGTTGTTGTTGTCCTTCAGCGCGCCTGAACGAATCACTTCCGCAATGATTGCAGGAAGCGTCAACACCAACCCTGTTGTTGTCCGGCGTATTTTGGGCGGGCTGAAAAAGGCAGGTTTGGTCGAATCCTCTCCCGGAACGAGAGGGTTTTATCTCGCCAAACCGGCTAGTGAAATTACCTTGGCCATGATCTATCAGGCTGCCAAGGACGAAGGTCCGCTATTTCCGATTCATGGTAACTGCAACCCCAATTGTGATGTTGGACTTCGCATAGACAGTCTGCTGACGAATCTGTATCAGGTGGCAGAGGCAAAAGTCGAACAGTTCTTCGCATCGATTACGCTTGAAGATATGGAACGTTCCTGCTCCCAGATGGAGACTGTGCCTCCGTCTGCAGAGTAG
- a CDS encoding metallophosphoesterase family protein, whose translation MKIIVISDTHLPKRAKQLPEPLLQVLPEADLILHAGDWSDWSVYKLLSEYAPVAGVAGNTDPPEIGKKLGFSRIVEADGLRLGLVHGHQGSKTTEQNAIHTFAGQQVDAIIFGHSHIPLMHTVNDVLIFNPGSPTDRRRQPQYSFGIMTTRLGKLHAEHVFFDRK comes from the coding sequence ATGAAAATAATCGTGATTTCGGATACACATTTGCCCAAAAGAGCTAAGCAGCTGCCAGAACCACTGCTTCAAGTGCTGCCGGAGGCTGACCTCATATTACATGCAGGCGACTGGTCGGATTGGAGTGTATATAAGCTGTTAAGCGAGTATGCTCCCGTTGCAGGCGTAGCAGGCAATACGGATCCGCCGGAAATTGGCAAGAAGCTGGGCTTTTCCCGCATCGTGGAGGCGGACGGTTTGCGTCTAGGTCTGGTGCATGGACACCAGGGATCGAAAACGACCGAGCAGAATGCCATTCATACATTTGCCGGTCAGCAGGTGGATGCCATCATATTTGGCCACTCGCACATTCCCTTGATGCATACCGTCAACGATGTGCTGATATTTAATCCGGGTTCACCGACGGATCGGCGCCGACAGCCGCAGTATTCATTTGGAATCATGACGACTCGTCTTGGAAAATTGCATGCGGAGCATGTGTTTTTTGATCGAAAATAA